One Calliopsis andreniformis isolate RMS-2024a chromosome 9, iyCalAndr_principal, whole genome shotgun sequence genomic window carries:
- the LOC143182992 gene encoding putative gamma-glutamylcyclotransferase CG2811 isoform X2, with product MYENLFKNPLHRVFVYGTLKRGEPNHNLIQDTANGYAKFLGLGKTTVPYPLIIATKYNIPFLLKKPGVGYHVLGEIYDVDTKMLKKLDELEEHPTFYERSEENVLMASETKIKGNDNFEEVGSLMKVWIYFLPKFRSSLLHLPMYNSYSNEGSHGLKYCENEESTIRPEDLL from the exons ATGTATGAAAATCTGTTCAAGAACCCACTGCATCGAGTGTTCGTGTATGGAACACTGAAACGAGGGGAACCCAATCATAATCTGATTCAAGACACCGCGAATGGATATGCGAAGTTTTTGGGACTTGGGAAGACTACCGTTCCTTATccattgataattgcaaccaaataTAACATACCATTTTTGTTAAAGAAACCAGGAGTTGGTTAC CATGTTTTGGGCGAAATATATGACGTGGACACGAAAATGCTGAAGAAATTGGACGAACTGGAAGAGCACCCGACGTTCTATGAACGATCAGAAGAGAATGTCCTAATGGCTTCAGAAACTAAGATTAAAGGAAACGATAATTTTGAGGAA GTCGGTAGCTTGATGAAGGTTTGGATCTATTTTCTACCAAAGTTCCGCTCTTCTTTGTTGCACCTCCCCATGTACAACTCATACAGCAACGAGGGAAGTCATGGACTGAAGTATTGCGAGAA TGAGGAGAGTACGATAAGGCCGGAAGATCTGCTTTGA
- the LOC143182992 gene encoding putative gamma-glutamylcyclotransferase CG2811 isoform X1: MYENLFKNPLHRVFVYGTLKRGEPNHNLIQDTANGYAKFLGLGKTTVPYPLIIATKYNIPFLLKKPGVGYHVLGEIYDVDTKMLKKLDELEEHPTFYERSEENVLMASETKIKGNDNFEEVIVRVGSLMKVWIYFLPKFRSSLLHLPMYNSYSNEGSHGLKYCENEESTIRPEDLL, encoded by the exons ATGTATGAAAATCTGTTCAAGAACCCACTGCATCGAGTGTTCGTGTATGGAACACTGAAACGAGGGGAACCCAATCATAATCTGATTCAAGACACCGCGAATGGATATGCGAAGTTTTTGGGACTTGGGAAGACTACCGTTCCTTATccattgataattgcaaccaaataTAACATACCATTTTTGTTAAAGAAACCAGGAGTTGGTTAC CATGTTTTGGGCGAAATATATGACGTGGACACGAAAATGCTGAAGAAATTGGACGAACTGGAAGAGCACCCGACGTTCTATGAACGATCAGAAGAGAATGTCCTAATGGCTTCAGAAACTAAGATTAAAGGAAACGATAATTTTGAGGAAGTAATTGTTCGA GTCGGTAGCTTGATGAAGGTTTGGATCTATTTTCTACCAAAGTTCCGCTCTTCTTTGTTGCACCTCCCCATGTACAACTCATACAGCAACGAGGGAAGTCATGGACTGAAGTATTGCGAGAA TGAGGAGAGTACGATAAGGCCGGAAGATCTGCTTTGA